A region of Porites lutea chromosome 13, jaPorLute2.1, whole genome shotgun sequence DNA encodes the following proteins:
- the LOC140923457 gene encoding uncharacterized protein, protein MIFALSRDRESAHKIQCGVHRSSTLVVISALFVSFLRVFKHYILIISPEIYIYVMPGVNCSVFSCGSCKRTKGMGIWKLPLAKDEAHGKWRDEWLGEIKKTREMDQNFREQLKNDRIYTCERHFAPEDIEIFHSEKMTKKKPRFDALPTLNLPKKRHESRKPTPRPERSIVKDNKEPLPNRYYKGFNELCQGVKSLKSLKNWKMKIKEDSTLLKKRLDPYVLPQLEIVVDDSLGFTVKVFGSYLPEDHPIYLQYRRTVQNVTVSNLIKELEGYRLCDGVSTLELSGKMFHHVIPVIHDSLGEEEEEQQFPHKGFWRAKGCLLLYQQVDICNECDEFVSSVENARKGKESRSAKPAHVKAPLY, encoded by the exons ATGATTTTTGCATTGTCACGTGATCGCGAAAGTGCACACAAAATCCAATGTGGCGTCCATCGATCGAGTACTCTCGTTGTTATTAGTGCGCTATTCGTTAGTTTTCTCCGGGTGTTTAAGCACTATATACTTATTATTTCGCCagaaatatatatttatgtTATGCCGGGGGTCAACTGTTCCGTCTTTAGCTGTGGTTCGTGTAAAAGGACTAAGGGAATGGGTATTTGGAAGCTACCCTTAGCAAAGGACGAAGCACATGGAAAATGGCGAGACGAATGGCTTGGCGAGATAAAAAAGACCAGAGAAATGGATCAGAATTTCAGGGAACAGTTAAAGAACGACAGAATTTATACTTGTGAGAGGCATTTTGCGCCTGAAGATATCGAAATAT TTCACTCAGAGAAAATGACCAAAAAGAAGCCCAGATTTGATGCTTTACCGACGCTAAACTTGCCAAAGAAACGTCATGAAAGCCGCAAGCCTACACCACGTCCGGAACGATCGATTGTAAAAGATAACAAGGAGCCTCTTCCAAACCGTTATTATAAGGGATTTAACGAACTTTGTCAGGGAGTTAAAAGCCTAAAAAGccttaaaaattggaaaatgaaGATCAAGGAGGACAGCACATTGCTGAAGAAAAGGTTGGATCCATACGTGCTTCCACAGTTGGAAATTGTTGTGGATGACAGTCTTGGCTTTACTGTGAAGGTTTTTGGTTCATATTTACCAGAGGATCATCCTATATACCTCCAGTATCGTCGAACAGTGCAAAATGTTACTGTGTCCAACTTAATTAAGGAACTGGAGGGGTACAGATTGTGTGATGGAGTTTCAACTTTGGAACTTAGTGGCAAAATGTTTCATCATGTCATACCAGTAATTCATGATTCACTTggggaagaagaagaggagcaGCAGTTCCCACATAAGGGATTTTGGAGAGCCAAAGGGTGTCTGCTGTTGTACCAGCAAGTTGATATCTGCAATGAATGTGATGAATTTGTAAGCTCTGTCGAAAATgcaaggaaaggaaaagaaagtcgATCAGCAAAACCTGCACATGTTAAAGCacccctctactaa